The sequence below is a genomic window from Opitutales bacterium.
TGATCAGATGATCCGAGAATACCCCCAAGGGCTCATCGACCAAGAGCGAGAGGAGGACCGATAAATGGGACAGGGACGCTTTTCCGATGAAGATCTCGAACACGTGAAATCCAATATCGATCTGGCCGCACTGGTCCGGTCGAAGGGCATCGAGCTGAAGCGACACGGCTCGAAAGACCTGGCTGGTCTCTCGCCGTTTACCGACGAGAAGACCCCCAGCTTTATCGTGACCCCAGGTAAAAACCTCTGGCACTGTATGAGCAGTGGTAAAGGCGGGACGGTGATCGATTTTTTGATACAGCACGACGGCTTGTCGTTCCGTCATGCCGTCGAATTACTCAAAGAGGAACACCCGCAAGTCTTCGGCGGGGCGAACGTCCAGAAATCCACCGTGCGCAAACTGGAAGCGCCGGTGAGCTTCGATGCCGACGATCACGCCCTCCTGGATCAAACCCTCGACTACTACCAGAAGCGCCTCCAGGAAACACTATCGGCGCTGGAGTATCTCAAGAAGCGTGGGCTCAACGATCCAGAAGCCCTAAAAACCTTCCGAATCGGCTACGCTGACCGGTCGCTCGGCCTGCGCTTGCCCAACAAAAAGCGACGTGACGGCGAGCAAATCCGCGAACGCCTGACCAAACTGGGGATCTATCGAGAGAGCGGACACGAGCACTTTAACGGCTGTCTGACCTTCCCGATCTTTGACGAGCAGGGCAGGGTGTCAGAAGTCTACGGCCGCAAGGCCAACCAAAAGCAAAAGAACGGGATCTATCATCTCTATCTACCCGGACCGCATCGAGGTATCTGGAACCCGGATTGTCTCAAATCGCCCGATATCATCCTGACTGAATCGGTCATCGATGCCCTCACGTTTTGGGTCCACGGCTTTAAAAACGTCACCTGCATCTACGGCACCGAAGGCTTTACCGATGAACACCTTGAAGCCTTCAAAACGCACAAAACTCAAAAGATCTACTTGGCTTACGACCGAGACAAAGGCGGAGATCGAGCCGCAGAGAGAGACGCCGCGCGTCTCTCATCACTAGGCATCGACTGCTTTCGTGTCCAGTTTCCCGCTGGTCATGACCCGAACAGTTATGCCCTGAGAGTCACTCCAGCCGCCAAATCTCTTCAAGTCCTCATCAACGCTGCTCAATGGTGGAGCTCGTCTTCAAAGAATAACAAAGTACTTAGTAATAGTACAAAAGAGTTAGCTGCTAACGCTGAGCGAAGCGACGCTGTAGAGCAGGCAGCTAAAGGGAAAAAGTCTCATGAACAAACAACCTCTGTGGGCTCAGTGCCTCCGTGCGAGATTAAAGCCGAAGATTCCCCAGGCCCAAAATCGCCAGCAGCTCCAGAACTCGAACAGAAGGGCGGCTACGAACGAAGTGAGTGCGCCGATTCCGCAAAGCGGAAGTCGGACTTATCCCTGACGCAGTCAGGAGATGACTATCACCTCGCACTCCAAAATCGCGCCTACCGTATCCGTGGCCTGCAGAAAAACACCACGCACGCAGTCCTCAAAGTGAATCTCCGCGTGCTATCCGAGGGGCGCTTCTACCTCGACGTGCTGGACTTCTATCGGGCCAAAGACCGCACCTACTTCATTGCCGCTGCCGCTGCAGAAGTCGGGCTCGAGCCCGACCTCATCAAACGCGACCTCGGCAAACTGCTCTTTCAACTCGAAGCGCTCCAAGAAGAGCGTATCCGTGCTGAACTCGAACCGGTTCCTCAGGAAGTGGCGATCTCGCACGAAGATAAGGAAGCGGCATTAGACCTTCTCAAATCCCCCCAACTCCTCGAGCGCATCCTCGAGGATTTTGAGCAGTGCGGCATCGTCGGCGAAGCGACCAACAAACTCACCGGCTACCTCGCCGCCGTCTCGCGCAAGCTGGATAAGCCGCTGGCGATCATTATCCAGTCGACGAGCGCCGCCGGAAAAACCTCCCTCATGGAAGCGGTGCTTGCCATGATGCCGGAGGAAGAGCGTATCAAATACAGCGCCATGACTG
It includes:
- a CDS encoding toprim domain-containing protein, producing the protein MGQGRFSDEDLEHVKSNIDLAALVRSKGIELKRHGSKDLAGLSPFTDEKTPSFIVTPGKNLWHCMSSGKGGTVIDFLIQHDGLSFRHAVELLKEEHPQVFGGANVQKSTVRKLEAPVSFDADDHALLDQTLDYYQKRLQETLSALEYLKKRGLNDPEALKTFRIGYADRSLGLRLPNKKRRDGEQIRERLTKLGIYRESGHEHFNGCLTFPIFDEQGRVSEVYGRKANQKQKNGIYHLYLPGPHRGIWNPDCLKSPDIILTESVIDALTFWVHGFKNVTCIYGTEGFTDEHLEAFKTHKTQKIYLAYDRDKGGDRAAERDAARLSSLGIDCFRVQFPAGHDPNSYALRVTPAAKSLQVLINAAQWWSSSSKNNKVLSNSTKELAANAERSDAVEQAAKGKKSHEQTTSVGSVPPCEIKAEDSPGPKSPAAPELEQKGGYERSECADSAKRKSDLSLTQSGDDYHLALQNRAYRIRGLQKNTTHAVLKVNLRVLSEGRFYLDVLDFYRAKDRTYFIAAAAAEVGLEPDLIKRDLGKLLFQLEALQEERIRAELEPVPQEVAISHEDKEAALDLLKSPQLLERILEDFEQCGIVGEATNKLTGYLAAVSRKLDKPLAIIIQSTSAAGKTSLMEAVLAMMPEEERIKYSAMTGQSLYYLGETNLKHKILAIVEEEGAEKASYALKLLQSEGELTIASTGKDEQGRMKTEEYHVEGPVMIFLTTTAVDIDEELLNRCLVLTVHESREQTEAIHLLQRQAEMLSGLERNLEKERILNTHQNAQRLLKSVNVVNPFAMQLTFLSDRTRTRR